Sequence from the Bubalus kerabau isolate K-KA32 ecotype Philippines breed swamp buffalo chromosome 17, PCC_UOA_SB_1v2, whole genome shotgun sequence genome:
CTTGCTAAATGTGGTGCTGAATTTCTCTCAGCAGATTCTGGGAGCATAGAGAGACAGAAGAATCCTCAAGAAGaaactgatatttaaaatgtgtctCCTGAACCCTTTCTTCCTGTGTTCCAGAGGGAGACGTTTCCACTATGAGTGGATCCAGACGAGGTCCTGTAAAGAATCGCAGACATGTCAAAAGGAAATGGGACCGCAGTCCGACTTGCCAAGACGTGCGTCAAGAAGCAGCCACGTGTTTGGACCAAGGAGAGTTCTCAGGACAGCTTGGGTCCCGTTCTGTTGGTTCATCTGGGACCGTGGGACCCACCAATCTTCCTGAGGGACCAGAAACCCCGGGACAGCACCCTCTGAATGCAGGGTGTGCAAAAAGAGCTTTCCTTATCAATCTCAGCTTACCCtgcaccagaggacacacacagcaGAGAGGCCCATTCAATGCGACATCTGTGCCAAAGGGTTCATACAATTTTCAGATCTGCGGGTTCACGAGCGGATCCACACTGGTGAGAAGCCCTACAGCTGTGATCTCTGCCTCAAGAAGTTCACCCAGGACTCCACCCTGCGCGCTCACAAGAGGACCCACACCCAGGAGAAGCCTTTCTGCTGTGAGCAGTGTGACAGAGCTTTCGGCCACCGAGGGAACCTCAACGTTCACCGACGCACCCACTCTGGGCTCAAGCCCTACGTGTGCCCCGAGTGTCACACAGCCTTCCGTCAGCTGGGGACTTTCAGACGCCACCAGAAAATCCATTCCAGATGACTGGCTCAGGACCCTGCCCTCAAGTCCCAGAAGGAAATTCGGGATTATTTGTCAGTTATGTGATACAAAGAAAGGGTGACATTTGAAGAACTTACGATCATACTGGAACCCGATGGGGTTCCATTCACTTGAATTTGGTGAATATTTGAGTGACGACTTATCTTTCCCTTCAGATTTTGTTCTCTACTTTAGTGTAGCCTGTGTTTGTGATAAGTTTCATCTTTGTGTTGTTCTTCTTCAGTGAATGCAGGTCTCATTAGTTTTCAGTACTTCTTCGTGAAATTGAGGTCACTGCTGATTGTCCCCCCCTCCATTAGGGAAGATTTAATTGTACAGTAGGATGCTCTTAGCAGAGTGGCCAGATGAAAAATAGGATCAccagtgaaatttaaatttcaaataaacaaagacATTTCTGTCAAATAAGTGTCCTGTGTATTTCCCCTTTCTagattttttcttgttattttatattttaactttacagtatgtattggttttgccatatatcaacatgaatccaccacaggtatacacgttgtcccatcctgaaccctcttccctcctccttcactgtaccatccctctgggtcatcccagtgcaccagccccaagcatccactatcatgcatcaaacctggactggctactttttcatatatgatattatacatgtttcaatgccattctcccaaatcatcccaccccatccccaaggTTTTTTTTATATGGAGTAGGTGATAGCTGCGGTTTGTTACATGCCCATTATTATGTGGAGATATCATCCctctgtaaggcttccccagtgactcagcggtaaagaatctgcctgcagcacagaagacccaggttcgatcccttcatcaggaagatcccctggagaagggaatggcaacccactccagaattcttgcctggagaatcccatggacagaggagcctggcaggctatggtctgttgggttgcaacgagttggacacgactgaggtgactaagCACCCACTCGCGCATTTAAAGTACCTGTATTCTTTTGGAATTATGAACTGTTAGGTAATGTAGTATTAATGCCCATTTGAACATTGAGATTCTAGGGTGTCTCAGCTAGAAAAGATTCTTCAAGGTAGCACTCTTTCATCCCACTTGACTGTCCTCCAGCAGAAATGAAGAGAGGTCATTTGGAGCAGAATGGagtaaataaaagtatttcttttcaaagaatcagcatTTTGTTCTATTAATTAGCCTGGGAATTTGCTGGGGGAGGCAAACTCAAGGATGATATTGTAATAGATATTGGTGTCTGGCTGCTCCACTTAAAAGCCAATGCAGAGGCCAGGTTGGGGGGAAGGAATGTTAGCTTTATTCTGGATGCCAGcaactgttgaaagtgaaagtgaagtcgctcagtcatgtccaactctttgcaaccccgtggactgtagcctacctgggtCCTCCGCCCATggcattttcctggcaagagtactggactgggttgccatttccttatctaaCAACTGTGGAGGCGGGGCAGACGTCTGTCCAATGGCtgactccccccacctcccaccccagacaATTAATGAGCAACAGCTTTTATAGATGGAGGGCGGGGGCTACAGGCAGAAACAGCGCAGTCAGCTCTGACAATCATCTTGAAACTGGTCATCACTGGTCTGatcagtgtcatcttgattgttgTCAATACAGTTAACCTTCAGGTCCAGggtacatttgttttcatttcttgggtcaattctcagaattgtgtctgcttctctcatggtttcccaggaggctcagtggtaaagaa
This genomic interval carries:
- the LOC129630768 gene encoding putative zinc finger and SCAN domain-containing protein 5D, with the protein product MDRLVLEQYMFCMPLECQVLLKESGVQSCKALEDVLRNKQKPKKWDQRALSPETVPETGELEGQTPRENLEKDLLEDRGETKTLQSQEPELLKGPEGDVSTMSGSRRGPVKNRRHVKRKWDRSPTCQDVRQEAATCLDQGEFSGQLGSRSVGSSGTVGPTNLPEGPETPGQHPLNAGCAKRAFLINLSLPCTRGHTQQRGPFNATSVPKGSYNFQICGFTSGSTLVRSPTAVISASRSSPRTPPCALTRGPTPRRSLSAVSSVTELSATEGTSTFTDAPTLGSSPTCAPSVTQPSVSWGLSDATRKSIPDDWLRTLPSSPRRKFGIICQLCDTKKG